A stretch of the Gossypium hirsutum isolate 1008001.06 chromosome D07, Gossypium_hirsutum_v2.1, whole genome shotgun sequence genome encodes the following:
- the LOC107956181 gene encoding uncharacterized mitochondrial protein AtMg00860-like, with protein MVAEKMVRNGCEAFLAYVRDVSGIDPFIDSIYIVRELPDIFSKELLGLPPDREVEFDIRKKQPFVKLGKCEFWLKEVMFLGHVVSTEDIHVDPKKVKAILDWKQPKNVSEIQSFLDHFRYYRRGSLAELQVKAVWVQEIKDNKSLDESLALRFKQVEDGSTKDFGINSD; from the exons ATGGTAGCAGAGAAGATGGTTCGAAATGGTTGTGAAGCATTTCTGGCTTATGTGCGGGATGTAAGTGGAATTGATCCTTTTATAGATAGTATTTATATAGTAAGGGAATTGCCTGATATTTTTTCCAAGGAATTGCTAGGTTTACCTCCAGATCGGGAAGTGGAATTTG ATATTCGTAAAAAGCAGCCTTTCGTTAAACTcggtaagtgtgaattctggttgaaggAGGTTAtgttcttgggtcatgtggtatcaacTGAGGATATCCATGTGGATCCCAAAAAGGTTAAAGCCATATTGGATTGGAAGCAACCGAAGAATGTCTCAGAGATTCAAAGTTTTCTAGATCATTTTaggtattatcgaag GGGTAgtttggctgagttgcaagtaaaGGCTGTTTGGGTTCAGGAAATCAAAGATAATAAGAGTCTGGATGAATCTTTAGCACTTCGATTTAAGCAAGTTGAGGATGGGTCAACTAAGGACTTTGGGATTAATTCTGATTGA